AATCTGGAATGTATGTGGAGGTCAGCATTAATGAGCATGCACATAAGCATGTGCGGCATGAATTTAAATGGTTTGCATACTTTTTTCTGCCAGATATACAAAAATAAAAGGAAGAGGATTTTAATCCAGTTTTATCTTCTTGCCTTTCTTCTTGCCTTTTACTTTCTTCAGTTCTATGTCCAGTATGCCGTTATGGTAGCTCGCTTTTGCGGAGTCAACATCAACCTCACTTGGCAGTTTCACCTCTTTGTAGTATTTTCTTTCGTCTTTGTCTACTTTGATTGTCAATGTATCTCCCGTAATCTCTAGGTCGATGTCTTTTTTATCCACTCCTGGAACTTCCGCAGTTACGCTGATTGCATCGTCTTCTTCCATTACATCCACCAGCGGTTCTCTTCGCTCCAGTAGCTGCCGTGGCTCGGCACCGCTCGCTCTCGGAACATTGCCAAATTCCTGGAAATGAGGCTTTCCGTCTGGCCCAACTCTGAGAGACCAGCCGTATACGTACGGACCGCCTTTCTCAGGGGACGGAAGTTTCCCACTCATGGTATCTTTGAATATATGTCCCATGTACTTCTCCATCCTTTTAA
The genomic region above belongs to Candidatus Thermoplasmatota archaeon and contains:
- the hsp20 gene encoding archaeal heat shock protein Hsp20, producing the protein MKMIRRRRKDEDEDKDFFEEWFRDWPHRWGFPSFKSDIFDEFEEQFKRMEKYMGHIFKDTMSGKLPSPEKGGPYVYGWSLRVGPDGKPHFQEFGNVPRASGAEPRQLLERREPLVDVMEEDDAISVTAEVPGVDKKDIDLEITGDTLTIKVDKDERKYYKEVKLPSEVDVDSAKASYHNGILDIELKKVKGKKKGKKIKLD